One Spinacia oleracea cultivar Varoflay chromosome 4, BTI_SOV_V1, whole genome shotgun sequence DNA segment encodes these proteins:
- the LOC130459436 gene encoding caltractin, with the protein MSSARTVRKDKPRGRHHGLTQQKRQEIKEAFELFDTDGSGTIDAKELNVAMRALGFEMTEEQINQMIADVDKDGSGAIDFDEFCHMMTAKIGERDTKEELMKAFRIIDQDNNGKISPVDIQRIAKELGENLTDREIQEMIEEADRDRDGEVNVEEFLRMMKRTSYAY; encoded by the exons ATG TCAAGTGCTAGGACGGTGAGGAAAGATAAGCCACGTGGGCGTCATCATGGTCTCACTCAACAGAAGAGGCAAGAGATAAAGGAAGCTTTTGAACTGTTTGACACTGATGGCTCAG GAACTATTGATGCTAAGGAGTTGAATGTTGCTATGAG GGCTCTGGGTTTTGAGATGACCGAAGAG CAAATCAATCAAATGATTGCGGATGTTGACAAGGATGGAAGTGGTGCCATTGATTTCGATGAATTTTGTCACATGATGACTGCTAAAATCGGAGAAAGAGACACTAAGGAAGAATTAATGAAAGCATTTCGTATAATCGACCAAGATAATAAT GGTAAGATTTCTCCTGTAGATATTCAACGCATTGCAAAGGAATTGGGCGAAAACCTAACTGACAGGGAAATCCAAGAGATGATTGAAGAAGCAGACCGAGATC GTGACGGCGAGGTCAATGTTGAGGAGTTTCTGAGGATGATGAAGAGAACGTCGTATGCATACTGA